One window of the Triticum dicoccoides isolate Atlit2015 ecotype Zavitan chromosome 3B, WEW_v2.0, whole genome shotgun sequence genome contains the following:
- the LOC119281072 gene encoding DNA repair protein RAD5B-like has protein sequence MSCDGDEEERPVLGGVTSTLPPQVKVKIESPDEVDVKMGPFHPDSDEVIMKVEAHGGIEVKRERTHADHGEVKVEAAGEVEAKREPIDADSDKVKLESPAVVEAKIKREPIDADIKHGRVKKEEQPDEIKVPVKEERRKTASPRHVKEEEEDDSSEDEVEIIDPPPKSKKRNRGDEDDVVFIDLTTSRPAPYLNPKPIRAMPPAGATPVSDWKMVVAPQPAELDEYPPDHREWVFFTKSYATGLSTCRGRKWLDAGEVVHFAFPSHEGRIRVSYRQAVALAEIVRFSTNRAGEIGKLSPEWARCLAPLVSSSKVMIQGKMVFPMMELRLMQEVLLYVSFYIHRSSLYLISPKNECHPNNPLRGLFKLLRRFGVAEA, from the exons ATGTCGTGCGACGGCGACGAGGAAGAGCGCCCCGTCCTCGGCGGTGTTACCTCGACGCTGCCGCCTCAGGTGAAAGTGAAAATCGAATCCCCCGACGAGGTCGATGTGAAGATGGGGCCATTCCATCCCGACTCCGACGAGGTGATTATGAAGGTCGAGGCCCACGGTGGGATCGAGGTCAAGAGGGAGCGAACCCATGCCGACCACGGCGAGGTGAAGGTTGAAGCCGCCGGCGAGGTCGAGGCAAAGAGGGAGCCAATCGATGCGGACTCCGACAAGGTGAAGCTTGAATCTCCCGCCGTGGTCGAGGCCAAGATCAAGAGGGAGCCAATCGATGCCGACATCAAGCATGGCCGGGTCAAGAAGGAGGAGCAACCCGACGAGATCAAGGTCCCGGTAAAGGAGGAACGACGCAAAACTGCGTCGCCGCGCCATGTaaaggaggaagaggaggatgacTCTAGTGAAGACGAGGTGGAGATCATTGACCCCCCGCCGAAGTCCAAGAAGAGAAACCGCGGAGACGAGGACGACGTAGTCTTCATCGATCTCACGACGTCCCGCCCGGCGCCTTACCTGAACCCAAAGCCCATCCGGGCAATGCCGCCGGCGGGGGCCACGCCAGTGAGCGATTGGAAGATGGTTGTGGCGCCGCAGCCGGCGGAGCTGGACGAGTACCCACCGGACCACCGCGAATGGGTCTTCTTCACAAAGTCCTATGCCACCGGGCTGTCCACTTGTCGCGGGAGGAAGTGGCTGGACGCCGGCGAGGTCGTCCACTTCGCCTTCCCTTCGCACGAAGGCAGGATCAGGGTGTCGTACAGGCAGGCGGTGGCGCTGGCAGAGATCGTGCGCTTCTCGACAAACCGAGCTGGAGAG ATCGGGAAGTTGTCTCCGGAGTGGGCGAGGTGCCTTGCCCCGCTGGTGAGTTCTTCCAAGGTTATGATCCAGGGGAAGATGGTGTTTCCGATGATGGAGCTCAGGCTGATGCAGGAGGTGTTGCTGTATGTCAG CTTCTACATCCACCGCTCGTCCTTGTACCTGATTTCTCCTAAAAATGAATGTCATCCAAACAATCCCCTCCGCGGCCTCTTCAAGTTGCTTCGGCGATTCGGCGTAGCTGAAGCCTGA